TGTGCCAGTTGCCGGAACGCCGGCTCTGCCATCACATCGGCGATGGTCTCAAACCCGGCCAGATAACCGCTGTAGGCGAGCATTGAGTGGCAGCCGTTCAGCAACCGCAACTTGATCAGCTCGTAGGCTTCCACATCCTGCACGAAAGTTGCGCCGGCCCGGTCCCACTGCGGGCGCCCGTAGAGGAAGTCGTCCTCGATGACCCACTGCGAAAAAGGTTCCGCCATCACCGCGGCTTCGTCACGGCAGCCGAGTAATCCCTGCATCTGGTCGCGGTCGGTATCGGTAGTGGCGGGCACGATACGGTCCACCATGGTGGCCGGTGTGCTGGTGTTGGCGGCGATCCAGGCGGCCAGATCGGTATCCACCAGTTGTACATACTGGGCCAGCACGCGGCCGAGCAGTTTGCCGTTGGATGGCAGATTGTCACAGGACAGCAGGGTAAAACCCGGCAGGCCGCGTTCGCGGCGCAGCTGCAGCGCACCGACGATCAGGCCCAGTGCGGATCTGGGTTGCTGCGGATTTTGCAGATCATGGCGAATGTCCGGGTGCTGCGGGTTCAGGTTGCCGCTGGCCGGATCGTGGCAGTAACCCTTCTCGGTGATGGTCAGGGAGACGATACGAATTTCCGCGCGCGCCAGCTGTTCCATCAGTCGGGCCGGGCTCTCCGGAGCCACGAATACATCGCCGACCGCACCGATCACCTGTATCTTGGTGCCGGCATTACTTTTTTCCACCAGCGAGTAGAGGCCGTTCTGCGGTACCAGCTGATCGCGCACACCCGATGAGCGCAGGCTGGCACCGACAATGCCCCAGTCCATCTCGCCCGCGGCGATGCGGTTTTCCGTGTACCAGGCCTGGTGCGCGCGGTGGAAGGCGCCGATGCCCAGGTGCACGATGCCGGGCGTAACCTGGCTGCGATCATAGGCGGGTTGGAGAATCTCTGTCGGAAGAGATTCCAGCTGGCTGTTGTCGAGTCGTTGTGGGCTCATACTGTTGTGCTTGTTTTTTACTTTTTGTTGCGCGGGAGCGACCCGCGGCCGCTCCCGGGAAAATTGCCGGATTTGTGCCGGCTCTCAGAGCTTGTAGGCCTTCTTGGCCAGGTTGTAGCTCAGGTCTTGCGCCAGTTCGAAGGCTTCATCTTCCTGCAGGCGGTGGTCGGCCACCAGCTGGGCGAGGAAGCCGCAGTCCATACGGCGGGCGACATCGTGACGCGCTGGAATGGACAGGAAGGCGCGGGTATCGTCGTTGAAGCCGACGGTGTTGTAGAAACCGGCAGTTTCCGTGACCTGCTCGCGGAAGCGGCGCATGCCCTCGGGGCTGTCATGGAACCACCAGGACGGGCCCAGCTTGAGCGCCGGGTAGTGGCCGGCCAGCGGCGCCAGTTCACGGCTGTAGCTGGTCTCGTCGAGGGTGAACAAAATAACGCTCAGGTCCGGCTCGTTGCCAACCGCTTCCAGCAGCGGGCGCAGTGCGTGCACATAGTCGGTCTGCGACGGAATGTCCGCGCCCTTGTCGCGGCCGTAGCGCTCGAACACCACCGGGTTGTGGTTGCGTACCGAGCCGGGATGAATCTGCATTACCAGGCCGTCATCGAGACTCATGCGCGCCATTTCAGTCAGCATCTGGCCGCGGAACAGCTCGGCGTCTGCAGCGCTGGCGTTACCGTCGCATACCCGGGTGAACAGCGCCTCGGCATCGGCGCGGCGCAGATTGGCGGTGGTGGCGGTAGGGTGGCCGTGGTCGGTGGAGGTGGCCCCCATCTGTTTGAAGAATTCGCGCCGGTTGGCCAGCGCCGCCAGGTAGCCGGCGTAGTGTCCGGTGTCCTCGCCGGTGAGTTCCGCGAGTGTGCGCAGGTTGTCGGCGAAGCCCTCGTACTCCGGGTCGAGCACCGGGTCCGGGCGGTAGGCGGTGATCACCCGGCCGCTCCAGCCGCTGTCTTTAATCTTCTGGTGGTGGCGCAGGTCGTCGAGCGGTGATTCGGTGGTGGCGATGACTTCGATATTGAAGCGCTCGAACAGCGCGCGCGGCAGAAACTCCGGCGTTTTCAGGGCGCTGTCGATACACTCGTAATACTGTTCGGCGGTGCTGCCGTCCAGCGCGACATCCAGCCTGAATACATCGTGGAATACGGTATCCAACCACATGCGCGACGGCGTGCCGCGGAACAGGTAATAGTGTTCGGCGAATTTCTGCCAGATGGCGCGCGGGTCGGTTTCTACCGGCGTACCGTCGCGGCTGGGAATGCCCAGGCTCTCCAGCGCCACGCCCTGGCTGTAGAGCATGCGGAAGACATAGTGATCCGGTTTGATCAGCAGGTCGGCGGGGTTGCCGAACGGCTGGTTGTCGGCAAACCAGGACGGGTCCGTGTGCCCGTGCGGACTGATGATGGGCAGGTCGACGACGCTCTCGTAGAGTTTGCGTGCAATATCCCGGCTGACGCTGTCCGCGGGAAACAGGCGATCGGGATGCAGTTGCAGGGGACGTGTCATAGGGGCATGTCTCTTGTTATCGGATTTGTTCTTCCTTCAGCAGGCAGCACAAACTGTATTTCCGCTCCGCCTGCCAGCCCGGTCATTCATGACCGGGGCGCAAATAGGGCGCGCAGGTGACCGCTTTGCCGTAAAGGCTTTGCGGGCATGTGGCGCAAAACCGGGCTGAAAACGTCCGGGCGACCTTTACAGGTTTCCGGTAAGGGTAACGCCCAGCCGGGAAAAATGCCGCCCCGTACCCGGGGCGGCCGGAATTGCGCGGCAACGCACTGCTGCGCCGCGCCAGGCGTGGAGAAACCCAACCGCACTGTCGAGCACTGCTGCTCACAGGCTGGAGTTGTCATGGTGCCAAAAATTGGTTATACCAGTCAACAATAATGGTAAGGCCTTGATGCCGGAAGCGGCATCGGGCGCAAATCACGCACTGGATGCACAACAGCAGAGCAGCACAGCAGGGGGAAAATGTGAAACTGGCAGCGCTGGGTGAAGTAATGGTGGAGCTGGCTCCGCAGGGGGCGGATGGCGCGGGTACACCGCTGTTGGCGCAGGGCTACGCCGGCGATACCTACAACACCTCCGTTTATATCGCCCGCAGTGGCGTCGATGTTCGCTATGTGACGCTGCTCGGCGACGATCCGTACAGTGCCCAGATCCTGGCAACGCTGGCCGCCGAGGGGATCGACACAACCGCCATCGAGCAGCTGTCGGGGCGCAGCCCGGGGCTGTATATGATCCGCAACAGTGCCGACGGTGAGCGCCAGTTCACCTACTGGCGCGGCGAGGCGCCGGCGCGGGCGCTGTTTGCCGATACCGTGAGCCGCGAGCGCCTGCAGGCGCAGCTGCGCGAAGTGGACTGCATCTATCTGTCCGGGATCACCCTGGCAATCATGGCGCCCCCGGCGCGTGAGCACTTACTCACGTTTCTTGCCGAATTTCGTCGCGGTGGCGGTCGGGTGGCGTTTGACAGCAACTATCGCCCGCGCCTGTGGGCCACGCCGCAAGATGCACAGCGCGCGGTGGCGGCGCTGCTGGCGCAGGCAGATATTGCGCTGTTGACCCTCGAGGATGAACAGCTGCTGTGGGGCGATGTCGACGCCGACGCCTGTCTGACGCGCAACGCCGACTATCCCCTGGCGGAGCTGGTGTTGAAACGCGGACCGGACCCGGTACTGCTGCAGAGCGATGGCACTGTACATGCGCTCGCGGTGCCACCGGTGACGGGGATTGTCGATACCACCGGCGCTGGCGATGCCTTCAACGCCGGCTACCTGGCCGCGCGGCTGCACGGTGCGGTAGCCGCGGAGGCGGTCGCCGCGGGCAATCGCTGTGCCGCGCGGGTGATCCGCCACCGCGGCGCGATTATTCCCGCCGCGCAGTTTGCCGCTGAGCGGGCGCTGGCGCCGGTTGCCGCTTCGGAGTAATTTGGTATTGATAGAACTGCGATGGGCGCCAGATTTGGCATTGCAGCTGGCCGTCCGCATCGATAGAATGGTAAGACCAATTTGGTTTTGCCGTTTGCCAGAGGCAACTATCGGTAATACCTGCCTGTAGAAATAATAATAGCGAACAGGTGTACAAGATGATGAAGAGAGGTCTCCCGCTCCGGCTGGCGGTGCTTGCGGCCGCGTGCCTGCTGCTCGGCAGTTGCGGGCTGAAGCAGTCGCAGACGGTGCTGAAACTGGCCCATACCCTGGACCAGAAGCACTCGGTGCACCGCGCCATGGTGTTTATGGACAAGCGCCTGCGCGCGCTGTCCGGCAATACCATGCGTATCGATATCTATCCCGGTGGCCAGCTGGGCAGCGAGCGCGAGCTGATCGAGCTGCTGCAGATCGGCAGCCTGGCGATGGCCAAGGTTTCGGCGAGCCCGATGGAGGGATTCGTGCCGGAGCTGAAAGTCTTCAACCTGCCCTATGTATTCCGCGACAAAAAACATTTCTGGGATGTGCTGCAGAGCGATGTCGGTCGCCGCCTGCTGCTGGCCGGGCAGAAGGCGCGCCTGCGCGGTCTCGGTTATTTCGATGCGGGCAGCCGCAGCTTCTACGCCAACGACAAGCCCATCCGCACCCCGGCCGATCTGCACGGGCTGAAGATCCGCGTGCAGAACAGCCAGACCGCGATCAGGATGGTCAACACCCTTGGTGGTGCCGCCACGCCGGTGAGCTGGGGCGAGCTGTACACCGCCCTGCAGCAGGGGGTGGTCAACGGTGCCGAGAACAATCCACCCAGTTTCTATCTCTCCAAGCACTACGAAGTGTCCAAGTACTACACCCTGGACGAGCACACCTACGTGCCGGACATGCTGTTGATCAGCACCGAGGTGTGGAAAAAGCTGAGCGCGCAGCAGCAGAAGTGGCTGCAGCGGGCCGCGGACGAAGCCGTGGTCTACCAGCGCAAGCTGTGGCAGGAGTCCACGCGCGAATCCCTCGCTGCGGTGGAGGCCGCCGGCGTGCAGGTAATCCGCCCGGACAAGAAGCCTTTCGTGGCGGCCGTACAGCCACTGCTCGCCAGCTACAAGGGCACCGAGGTGGGCAAGCTGCTCGACGAAATTGAAGCGATCCAGTAGCCGTATTCCCCTGGTCCGGGCTGCCTCCCGGTAGCGGCGGGCGCAGGGATAAAAATAAAGATAACAAGGACTGCAGCGATGTTTGTAAGCAAAGTCGAAAGACTGCTGGCGTTCGTGCTCGGCTGTCTGCTGGCACTGATGGTGCTGGACGTCACCTGGCAGATACTGACGCGTTTTCTGCCGATGAATCCCAGCTCCTATACCGAGGAGCTGGCCCGTTACCTGCTGGTGTGGATTGGCCTGTTGGGCGCGGCCTATGCCTATCGCACCAGGGCCCACCTGGGCATCGACCTGCTCACCAATGCGCTGCCGCCGCGCCTGCGTCGCGCCGCACAGATTTTTGCCCTGCTGGTATGCCTGGCCTTTGCCGCGGCGGTGATGGTATTCGGCGGGATAAAACTGGTGCTGCTGACGCTGGAACTGAACCAGATGTCCGCGGCGCTGGATATTCCCATGGGGATTGTCTACAGCGTGATTCCGCTGTCGGGTACGCTGATCTGTGTGTTCAGTATTGAACCGCTGCTGCAGTTGCTCGGTGGCGTCGGGGTAGCGGCGCAACCCGCCGAAACCGCTGAACTGGCTCAGGTCTAGGAGGCGCGCGCTATGGAAATTGCAGTTCTGGTATTACTGGTCAGCTTTGTCATCCTGCTGCTCCTGAATATCCCCATCTCGATCAGCATCGGTGTCGCCACCCTGCTGACGATGCTGGTCACCATCGACCCGGTGCCGGCGCTGATCACCATGGCCCAGCGTATGGCCACCGGCATCGACAGTTTTGCGCTGCTGGCGATTCCATTCTTTATTCTGTCCGGCATGCTGATGGGCAGCGGCGGAATTGCGCGGCGTATCATCGATTTCGCGCGCGTACTGGTGGGCATGCTGCCCGGCGGCCTGGCGTTTGTGAATATCATCAGCTGCACCCTGTTCGGCTCCATTTCCGGTTCCGCGGTCGCGGCCACTTCGGCGATCGGCGGCTTCATGATTCCGTCGATGAACAAAGAGGGCTACGACAAGAGTTTCAATACCGCGGTGACCGTGGCTTCATCCACCACCGGGTTGCTGATTCCACCGAGCAATATCCTGATTGTGTTTTCACTCGCCAGCGGTGGTGTCTCCATCGCCGCCCTGTTTATCGCCGGCTACCTGCCGGGGCTGCTGGTGGCACTGGGGCTGATGCTGGTGTGCGGTATCTGGGCCAAGGCCAAGGGCTATCCGGTGGGTCAGGTCACGCCCTGGCGCGAGGCGCTGCAGAAAACCGTGGATGCGATTCCCAGCCTGTTTTTAGTCGTACTGGTGATCGGCGGTATTATCAGCGGCTTCTTCACCGCTACCGAGGCCAGTGCCATCGCGGTGCTCTACTCACTGCTGCTGTCGGTGCTGGTGTACCGGGAAGTGAAAGTGAGCCAGCTGCCGGGGCTGCTGGTCAAGGCGGTGGAAACCACGGCCATCGTGATGTTCCTGATCGCGGCGTCGTCGGCCATGTCGTGGATCCTGTCCTACGAGAATATTCCGCAGACCATCAGCCAGGCGCTGATCGGCCTCAGCGACAACCCGCTGCTGATCCTGCTGACCATCAACCTGATCCTGCTGGCGGTGGGGGCCTTTATGGATATGACCCCGGCGGTGCTGATCTTTACCCCGATCTTCCTGCCGGTGGTTACCCAGCTGGGCATGTCGCCGTTGCAGTTCGGCATCGTCATGATCCTGAACCTGTGTATCGGCCTGTGTACCCCGCCGGTGGGCAGCGTGCTGTTTGTTGGTGCCAGTATCGCCAAGACCTCGATCACCAGCCTGATCCGGCCGCTGCTGCCGATGTACGCGATGATGTTCCTGGTGCTGATCCTGGTTACCTATGTGCCGGCGATCAGCGAATACCTGCCGCGCGCACTGGGCCTGATCGAGTAGTCGGGCCCATCCTCGTTCCGCTTCCCTCCTGCCGCCGATGCGGGAGGGGAAGCGGGAAGGAATGCGGAACAGGAACTCCACGGGACAAACACGCCATGAAAAAATTCCTATTTCTGTTCACCGGCGTCCTGCTGCTGGCAAGCGCCGCACGAGCGACCGAATATACCAACCCGATCATTCACGCCGACTATTCCGATCCGGATGCGATCCGCGTGGGCGACGATTTCTATATGATTTCGTCCAGCTTCAACCGCGCGCCGGCATTGCCGATCCTGCACTCCCGCGACCTGGTGCACTGGCGGCTGATCGGCCATGTGTTGCAGAACCTGGTACCGGATTCCCGCTACCGGGTGCCGCAACACGGCAACGGCGTCTGGGCGCCGACCCTGCGTTACCACGCGGGAAGGTTCTGGGTGTTCTATCCGGATCCGGACCAGGGCATCTTCGTCACCAGCGCCCAGAGCATGCGCGGCCCCTGGAGCGAGCCGCACCTGCTGTTACCGGGCAAGGGCATTATCGACCCGGCGCCGCTGTGGGACGATGACGGCAAGGCCTACCTGATCCACGCCTGGGCCAAAAGTCGCGCCGGCTTCAACAATGTGCTCACACTGCACCGCATGAGCAGCGATGCGCGCGAGATTCTCGATCGGGGCAGGGTGATCATCGACGGCAACAAACTGCCCGGCTACCGCACCCTGGAAGGGCCCAAGCTGTACAAGCGCAACGGCTTCTACTATGTGTTTGCGCCGGCCGGCGGCGTCACCCAGGGCTGGCAGGCGGTATTCCGCGCAAAAAATATTGCCGGACCCTACGCGGCAAAAGTGGTGCTGGCGCAGGGCAGCACGCCGGTCAACGGCCCGCACCAGGGCGCCTGGGTGGAAACCGCCGCAGGCGAAGACTGGTTCCTGCATTTTCAGGACAAGGACGCCTACGGGCGTATCGTACATCTGCAACCGATGCAGTGGCGCCACGGCTGGCCGGTGATCGGTGCCGACGCGGACGGCGACGGCCGCGGCGAACCGGTACTGCGTCACCGCGCGCCGCAGGTAACTGAATCTTCCGCCGGCGGCTATCCGGCGGTGGCCGATGAGTTTTCCGCGCAACGGTTGCAGCCGCAGTGGCAGTGGAATGCCAACTGGCGCGCCGGCTGGTACTCGCTAACCGCGAATCCCGGCTACCTGCGTCTGTTCGCCCAGCCGGCGGCACAGCAAGATGCAAACCTCTGGCAGCAACCGGCGCTGCTGTTACAGAAATTTCCCGCGGAGCAGTTTCGCGTACACACCAGGTTGCGACTCCATGGCGCAGAAGCGGAGGCGGGCCTGCTGCTCTACGGTACCGACTACGCCTGGCTGGGGCTGCGGCGCCGGGGCGACAACAACCAGCTGATCTACAACGTCTGTATCGGCGCGCGCAGCGGCTGCAAAACTCATGAAGTTGTCGTCGCCGAGTTGCCGCAAGCGCGGGTCGAGGTGGGGCTGAGTGTCTTCCCCGGGCACCGCGCCATCTTCTCGTTCCGCAATGCCGGGGGTACATGGCACACGCTGAATGAGGGCTTTATTGCCCGGCCCGGCCGCTGGGTGGGGGCCAGTTTTGGTCTGTTTGCACTGGGTGATGACGGTTACGCCGATTTCGATTACCTGAAAACCGGCGAATTACAGCGCGCCGCGGTGATGCCGGGAAACGGTTTGCAACGTTCGATCATTGATTGATTAAAAACAGCCACCTCCGCCGCCGGCAAACCTAATCCTGTGCGAATGCCGGCTCCCATCCGCGCAGAACCCGGTCGCGGGTGTACAGTGCCGCTTTATCCCCGGCCAGTTGGCGGCGATCAGCATTGATTGCCGCCCCCGGCCCCCGGCTCTGGTACTCGAAAAAGCGCGAATCCGCGGGTTTGAAAACAGTACGCTTGGTGCCGTCACGGCTGGTGCCGCGCATACTCGCCCAGCCATCACTGGCGATATGGTCGTCCATATAGGTGTCGATAAATACACTGGCGCCGATGGCATTCGGATCCGCGTAGCGGCCGTTATCGAAGGTGGTTGTCGGGTGCCAGGGGCGACCCAGTGGCACGGAGCCGGCGGGTACACCGGGTTCCTTGAGCAGCCGGCAATGTAGAAATACCAGCCCGTAAGGGTTGCCGATATCCGTGCTCGGTGCGGTCACATAGCCGGTGGTCTCCATTTGCCGGGCGCGTGCCCGGTTGATGATGTCACTGCGTTCAAACAGCACCGTGCCTGCACCGAAAATGAAATCCACATTGCCCTGGATCACGCTATTGAGGAAATAGCTGCGCCCGCTATTGCTGTACAGGGTGTCCTGGTAGCCAGAGAGCTTTACGTTGCGGAAGGCGCTGCGATCGGCCGCACCGTTGATGGCCAGGGCTACTGCCTGGGTTCCCCCCACTTTCTCGGTTGCCATTTTATCCAGTGCATCGTTGCCGAGAAAATCGAAATCGTTTTCGATCGTCAGGTCCTCGGCACGAAAGCCCGGGGCCAGTACCGTCAGTGTGGCGGAGCGGAAGGTCCCCCATTTCTCTGCCGAGCCGGGCATTATTTCACCGGCAAAGGCGTCGTAACTGATAACAGTGCCTGCGCGGGACTCGCCCAGCAAGGTGATATTGGGCTTGTCGACGGTGAGTTTTTCCCGGTAGCGGCCGTTGCGGACATAAATCACATAGGGCCGCTCACCCTTGACCGGCGCTTGCGCGAGGGCCGCGGCGATACTGTGATAAACATTGGCGGTGCGCTTCGCAGCCGGATCCACCAGCGCGCTGTATTCGGGTGCTGCCAGCGCCAGCCTGGTGGTCAGCAGCAGCGCAAATGTGATCAGGGCTCTCATGGCAATCTTCCCGTGTGCGGTTATAACCCCGCAGTCTGGCAGGGCCAGGCGCGGGGTGTGGTGTGGGATATGCTGCGGCAACACTCGCGGAAAACCATGCGGCTCAGTACTTGAGCGCCAGATGTTTCGGATCCGGGTGGCGCACTTGATCCGCCAGCGGATGATGGATCTTCTTAAGTTCGCGCAAAGCCAGCTGCGCCACTTCCCGCGCGCCGAGGTGATTGAAATGGGTGTCGTCGCGCACGCCCACCGGGTAATTGGGATGTTCACCGGGCGGGATATGGTTAAACCGCAGTGCCGACTCCCGGTCGCCCAGCTGCTGGAAATAGGCGCGGGTGACTTCGTCCATATCGATCAGCGTCACCTTCTCCTGCTTGGCCACTTCGCGCACCAGCGGCGTGTACGGGTGAGTGTGCTCGATCTTGCCATCGTTATCGAAGTAGCGCCGCGTAACCGGTGTCATCAGCAGCGGGTGCGCGCCGTGGGCGCGGGTCTCACGCACGAAGCGCACCAGGTTGGCCTGGTACTGCTCCGGTGTTGTATAGCGGTCGACCTTTTTTTTCACTTCGTCGTTATGGCCGAACTGGATGATTACATAGTCGCCCGGCTGCAGCGCATCGACGATGCTCTGCCAGCGTCCCTCCTCGATAAAGGTGCGGGTGCTGCGGCCATTTTTCGCGCGGTTATCCACCGTGACAGAATCATCGAAAAAAACCTGGAAGGGCACCCCCCAGCCGGTTTCCGGATAGTCCTTGACGTCCTTGATCGCCATGGTGGAGTCGCCGGCCATATACACGGTCTCGGCCTGGGCCAGGGCGGGCAGAACCGCCGCCAGGGATAGCGCACAGAGCAGTTTTTTCATCTTGCTTACCTCGTTGGTCTTGTATTGCGGGGCTGGCACCCCGCGAATTTTCCAGGCCGGGTTGCGGCCTGCGCCGGAACGGATTCGATCTACTGGCAGGACACCTTGCCCAGGTCGAGCACATAGTTTTCGTCATGCGCCAGCGGTGAGTTGAACGGCAGCTCGCCCCCCTTGCCGGCGGTTGCACTGATATAGTCCGCCAGTTTCTGCCCTGCCGGCAGTAGGTGCGCATCGATGGTGTCGCGGGAAGCCTGCGAGTAATCGATGGAGGGATCGTCGACCGTGCCCCAGGCATTGGTGATCTGGCGCGAGTCACTGTCGTCGATATTGCAGGCGTCGTCGGACAGCCATACGTAGGTGCCGTCCGCGCGGAAGTTGCTCTGGTTGTCGGCATCATCGGCGCTGTAGTTGTCCCGCGCCAGTTCCGCCTGCAGCGTATCCAGCGAGACACCGTGGCTCTTGTTGACCAGCAGCATGTTATTTTGCCACAGCAGCTGGGCACCGACGCGGGTGCTGAACACGTCCTTGCGGTAGTTCATGAACAGGTTGTCGAACATGTGCGAGCGGCCGCGGCGGATCAGCGGTACGCGGCGCGCGGTACTGGCGAACGCACTGTACTCGGTGTCACGGGTAATGAAGGCGTTGTGGTGCATGGTGGTGCGGATCTGGCTGTTGAT
This region of Microbulbifer sp. SAOS-129_SWC genomic DNA includes:
- a CDS encoding mannitol dehydrogenase family protein, which gives rise to MSPQRLDNSQLESLPTEILQPAYDRSQVTPGIVHLGIGAFHRAHQAWYTENRIAAGEMDWGIVGASLRSSGVRDQLVPQNGLYSLVEKSNAGTKIQVIGAVGDVFVAPESPARLMEQLARAEIRIVSLTITEKGYCHDPASGNLNPQHPDIRHDLQNPQQPRSALGLIVGALQLRRERGLPGFTLLSCDNLPSNGKLLGRVLAQYVQLVDTDLAAWIAANTSTPATMVDRIVPATTDTDRDQMQGLLGCRDEAAVMAEPFSQWVIEDDFLYGRPQWDRAGATFVQDVEAYELIKLRLLNGCHSMLAYSGYLAGFETIADVMAEPAFRQLAQHFLEFEASGAVPVPGDFDIAAYRAQLVQRFENRALRHRTWQIAMDGSQKIPQRWLGTLRHQLQQGGSIDALVLALACWIRYVSAVDDAGLPIEVSDPLAIELKALCDSHQADNAALARAFLGFAPVFGDDLQHNERLQQALAAQLGRVASGGALGAVRALMETSPA
- the uxaC gene encoding glucuronate isomerase, yielding MTRPLQLHPDRLFPADSVSRDIARKLYESVVDLPIISPHGHTDPSWFADNQPFGNPADLLIKPDHYVFRMLYSQGVALESLGIPSRDGTPVETDPRAIWQKFAEHYYLFRGTPSRMWLDTVFHDVFRLDVALDGSTAEQYYECIDSALKTPEFLPRALFERFNIEVIATTESPLDDLRHHQKIKDSGWSGRVITAYRPDPVLDPEYEGFADNLRTLAELTGEDTGHYAGYLAALANRREFFKQMGATSTDHGHPTATTANLRRADAEALFTRVCDGNASAADAELFRGQMLTEMARMSLDDGLVMQIHPGSVRNHNPVVFERYGRDKGADIPSQTDYVHALRPLLEAVGNEPDLSVILFTLDETSYSRELAPLAGHYPALKLGPSWWFHDSPEGMRRFREQVTETAGFYNTVGFNDDTRAFLSIPARHDVARRMDCGFLAQLVADHRLQEDEAFELAQDLSYNLAKKAYKL
- a CDS encoding sugar kinase yields the protein MKLAALGEVMVELAPQGADGAGTPLLAQGYAGDTYNTSVYIARSGVDVRYVTLLGDDPYSAQILATLAAEGIDTTAIEQLSGRSPGLYMIRNSADGERQFTYWRGEAPARALFADTVSRERLQAQLREVDCIYLSGITLAIMAPPAREHLLTFLAEFRRGGGRVAFDSNYRPRLWATPQDAQRAVAALLAQADIALLTLEDEQLLWGDVDADACLTRNADYPLAELVLKRGPDPVLLQSDGTVHALAVPPVTGIVDTTGAGDAFNAGYLAARLHGAVAAEAVAAGNRCAARVIRHRGAIIPAAQFAAERALAPVAASE
- a CDS encoding TRAP transporter substrate-binding protein, producing MKRGLPLRLAVLAAACLLLGSCGLKQSQTVLKLAHTLDQKHSVHRAMVFMDKRLRALSGNTMRIDIYPGGQLGSERELIELLQIGSLAMAKVSASPMEGFVPELKVFNLPYVFRDKKHFWDVLQSDVGRRLLLAGQKARLRGLGYFDAGSRSFYANDKPIRTPADLHGLKIRVQNSQTAIRMVNTLGGAATPVSWGELYTALQQGVVNGAENNPPSFYLSKHYEVSKYYTLDEHTYVPDMLLISTEVWKKLSAQQQKWLQRAADEAVVYQRKLWQESTRESLAAVEAAGVQVIRPDKKPFVAAVQPLLASYKGTEVGKLLDEIEAIQ
- a CDS encoding TRAP transporter small permease, encoding MFVSKVERLLAFVLGCLLALMVLDVTWQILTRFLPMNPSSYTEELARYLLVWIGLLGAAYAYRTRAHLGIDLLTNALPPRLRRAAQIFALLVCLAFAAAVMVFGGIKLVLLTLELNQMSAALDIPMGIVYSVIPLSGTLICVFSIEPLLQLLGGVGVAAQPAETAELAQV
- a CDS encoding TRAP transporter large permease — protein: MEIAVLVLLVSFVILLLLNIPISISIGVATLLTMLVTIDPVPALITMAQRMATGIDSFALLAIPFFILSGMLMGSGGIARRIIDFARVLVGMLPGGLAFVNIISCTLFGSISGSAVAATSAIGGFMIPSMNKEGYDKSFNTAVTVASSTTGLLIPPSNILIVFSLASGGVSIAALFIAGYLPGLLVALGLMLVCGIWAKAKGYPVGQVTPWREALQKTVDAIPSLFLVVLVIGGIISGFFTATEASAIAVLYSLLLSVLVYREVKVSQLPGLLVKAVETTAIVMFLIAASSAMSWILSYENIPQTISQALIGLSDNPLLILLTINLILLAVGAFMDMTPAVLIFTPIFLPVVTQLGMSPLQFGIVMILNLCIGLCTPPVGSVLFVGASIAKTSITSLIRPLLPMYAMMFLVLILVTYVPAISEYLPRALGLIE
- a CDS encoding glycoside hydrolase 43 family protein, with product MKKFLFLFTGVLLLASAARATEYTNPIIHADYSDPDAIRVGDDFYMISSSFNRAPALPILHSRDLVHWRLIGHVLQNLVPDSRYRVPQHGNGVWAPTLRYHAGRFWVFYPDPDQGIFVTSAQSMRGPWSEPHLLLPGKGIIDPAPLWDDDGKAYLIHAWAKSRAGFNNVLTLHRMSSDAREILDRGRVIIDGNKLPGYRTLEGPKLYKRNGFYYVFAPAGGVTQGWQAVFRAKNIAGPYAAKVVLAQGSTPVNGPHQGAWVETAAGEDWFLHFQDKDAYGRIVHLQPMQWRHGWPVIGADADGDGRGEPVLRHRAPQVTESSAGGYPAVADEFSAQRLQPQWQWNANWRAGWYSLTANPGYLRLFAQPAAQQDANLWQQPALLLQKFPAEQFRVHTRLRLHGAEAEAGLLLYGTDYAWLGLRRRGDNNQLIYNVCIGARSGCKTHEVVVAELPQARVEVGLSVFPGHRAIFSFRNAGGTWHTLNEGFIARPGRWVGASFGLFALGDDGYADFDYLKTGELQRAAVMPGNGLQRSIID
- a CDS encoding pectinesterase family protein, with translation MRALITFALLLTTRLALAAPEYSALVDPAAKRTANVYHSIAAALAQAPVKGERPYVIYVRNGRYREKLTVDKPNITLLGESRAGTVISYDAFAGEIMPGSAEKWGTFRSATLTVLAPGFRAEDLTIENDFDFLGNDALDKMATEKVGGTQAVALAINGAADRSAFRNVKLSGYQDTLYSNSGRSYFLNSVIQGNVDFIFGAGTVLFERSDIINRARARQMETTGYVTAPSTDIGNPYGLVFLHCRLLKEPGVPAGSVPLGRPWHPTTTFDNGRYADPNAIGASVFIDTYMDDHIASDGWASMRGTSRDGTKRTVFKPADSRFFEYQSRGPGAAINADRRQLAGDKAALYTRDRVLRGWEPAFAQD
- a CDS encoding rhamnogalacturonan acetylesterase, with translation MKKLLCALSLAAVLPALAQAETVYMAGDSTMAIKDVKDYPETGWGVPFQVFFDDSVTVDNRAKNGRSTRTFIEEGRWQSIVDALQPGDYVIIQFGHNDEVKKKVDRYTTPEQYQANLVRFVRETRAHGAHPLLMTPVTRRYFDNDGKIEHTHPYTPLVREVAKQEKVTLIDMDEVTRAYFQQLGDRESALRFNHIPPGEHPNYPVGVRDDTHFNHLGAREVAQLALRELKKIHHPLADQVRHPDPKHLALKY